The following proteins come from a genomic window of Pyxidicoccus sp. MSG2:
- a CDS encoding O-antigen ligase family protein has protein sequence MVRATTALLVMLFVAIIVDQLAHTRRFWLLAVFLGLFLLSRSGMKRPFFALAFAMPFLSLGTSPVLYMIAPTLEMTVQAFLVLWLIRAAQGRASLPEAGPVDGALLLFLLLATGSATAAATARVLASGDSLSGLGPAVIAFRTSPYAPLFPLRELFIFLEGILLFSFVRANLSREDLEPLAILLLGSALGVLLVGVFILWKIDQTDYFHGVNRATGVFSGPNQFGTYLLMTLPVAVVLARTARWPMARWLALLVAGGGVVMLFLSRSQGAWLAALAAPVLSLLFFHPTVTRPIRGGRLLAAGLLVSAVALGGFLLATRTPEQLNALSDGRYFLFRAGLGMVIESPLVGVGLGNFFQFVGDFYPAGISGRAANEHAHNMYLQLLAELGPLGLAAFVLPIAMLLARATRPPGQSPLGRALLVGVLAVLLHSLFDYTLWIASISLIFWMYLGVLASVLDGSGEHAPARRPRFLAIPVRRT, from the coding sequence ATGGTCCGTGCCACGACAGCGCTGCTCGTCATGCTGTTCGTGGCGATCATCGTGGACCAGCTCGCGCACACCCGGCGGTTCTGGCTGCTCGCGGTGTTCCTGGGGCTGTTCCTCCTGTCCCGTAGCGGGATGAAGCGGCCCTTCTTCGCGCTGGCGTTCGCGATGCCCTTCCTTTCGCTCGGGACGAGCCCCGTGCTGTACATGATTGCCCCGACGCTCGAGATGACGGTCCAGGCCTTTCTCGTCCTGTGGCTGATCAGGGCCGCACAGGGCAGGGCGTCACTGCCGGAGGCGGGGCCCGTCGATGGCGCGCTGCTGCTGTTCCTGCTGCTGGCGACCGGGTCGGCCACTGCCGCAGCAACGGCCCGGGTGCTGGCCAGCGGAGATTCACTCTCCGGGCTGGGTCCGGCCGTCATCGCGTTCCGGACCTCTCCGTATGCTCCCCTGTTTCCCCTCCGCGAGCTCTTCATCTTCCTGGAGGGGATCCTCCTGTTCAGCTTCGTGCGGGCGAACCTCTCCCGTGAGGACCTGGAGCCCCTGGCCATCCTCCTGCTGGGGTCGGCGCTCGGGGTGTTGCTGGTCGGCGTCTTCATCCTCTGGAAGATCGACCAGACCGACTACTTCCACGGCGTGAACCGGGCGACCGGTGTCTTCTCGGGGCCGAACCAGTTTGGAACGTACCTGCTCATGACCCTTCCCGTGGCGGTGGTGCTTGCCCGCACCGCTCGGTGGCCGATGGCGCGTTGGCTGGCCCTCCTCGTCGCGGGGGGCGGGGTGGTGATGCTCTTTCTCTCGCGCTCGCAGGGCGCATGGTTGGCGGCCCTCGCGGCGCCGGTTCTCTCGCTGCTCTTCTTCCACCCCACCGTGACGCGCCCCATCCGCGGTGGGCGCCTGCTCGCAGCCGGCCTGCTCGTGAGCGCCGTGGCCCTGGGTGGCTTCCTGCTGGCGACGCGGACTCCCGAGCAGCTCAACGCGCTCTCCGACGGACGGTACTTCCTGTTCAGGGCAGGGCTCGGGATGGTCATCGAGAGCCCGCTCGTCGGCGTGGGGTTGGGCAACTTCTTCCAGTTCGTGGGGGACTTCTACCCGGCAGGCATCTCGGGGCGTGCGGCGAACGAGCATGCCCACAACATGTACCTCCAGCTCCTCGCGGAGCTGGGGCCGCTGGGGCTGGCGGCGTTCGTGCTGCCCATCGCGATGCTCCTGGCCCGCGCGACACGGCCCCCGGGCCAGAGCCCGCTGGGCCGGGCCCTGCTCGTGGGCGTCCTGGCCGTGCTCCTGCACTCACTCTTCGACTACACGCTGTGGATCGCTTCCATCTCGCTGATCTTCTGGATGTACCTGGGGGTGTTGGCCTCGGTGCTGGACGGCTCGGGTGAGCACGCTCCGGCGAGACGCCCGCGCTTCCTGGCGATACCGGTCAGGCGGACATGA
- the infC gene encoding translation initiation factor IF-3, which translates to MVRDQRTNRRIRAREVRVVGSGGEQLGVLPIEAALERAQSEGMDLVEVNPMAKPPVCKIMDYGKFKYEEKKKASEAKKKQVVVHLKEVKLRPKTEEHDYEFKVRNVRRFLEEGNKAKVTIMFRGREITHKELGGAILEDVTKDLKEVAVVEQAPRMEGRQMFMILAPNPKVAARARELARQQAEAAAKKDEGKPVSGRPNEVVVDGVRPEGASRPAGGQGGGRPAVVVAQTVVASEATASPPSEPK; encoded by the coding sequence ATCGTTCGCGACCAAAGAACGAACCGTCGAATCCGTGCTCGTGAAGTCCGAGTCGTAGGCTCGGGGGGCGAGCAGCTTGGCGTATTGCCCATCGAAGCAGCGCTGGAACGCGCCCAGTCAGAGGGGATGGACCTCGTCGAGGTCAACCCGATGGCGAAGCCGCCGGTCTGCAAGATCATGGACTACGGCAAGTTCAAGTACGAGGAGAAGAAGAAGGCCTCCGAAGCGAAGAAGAAGCAGGTCGTGGTTCACCTCAAGGAGGTGAAGCTCCGCCCGAAGACGGAGGAACACGATTACGAGTTCAAGGTCCGGAACGTCCGCCGGTTCCTGGAGGAGGGCAACAAGGCGAAGGTGACCATCATGTTCCGCGGGCGTGAAATCACGCACAAGGAGCTGGGTGGGGCCATCCTCGAGGACGTGACGAAGGACCTGAAGGAAGTGGCGGTGGTGGAGCAGGCACCGCGCATGGAAGGGCGCCAGATGTTCATGATTCTGGCCCCCAACCCGAAGGTGGCGGCGAGGGCGAGGGAGCTGGCCCGGCAGCAGGCCGAGGCGGCGGCGAAGAAGGACGAGGGCAAGCCGGTGTCCGGCAGGCCCAACGAGGTGGTGGTGGACGGGGTGAGGCCGGAGGGCGCGAGTCGCCCGGCCGGTGGGCAGGGTGGGGGGCGACCCGCTGTGGTGGTCGCCCAGACGGTTGTCGCTTCGGAGGCGACAGCTTCCCCACCTTCCGAACCGAAATAG
- the rplT gene encoding 50S ribosomal protein L20 yields MRVKKGVKARRRRNRILKLAKGFRGRRKNCYKRANQAVERALDYASRDRMQRKRDFRRLWIVRINAAARTVGLSYSKLIAGLTKANIGLNRKVLSDMAIADPAGFAAVANSAKAA; encoded by the coding sequence ATGCGCGTCAAAAAGGGTGTCAAGGCTCGTCGCCGTCGCAATAGGATTTTGAAGCTGGCCAAGGGTTTCCGCGGCCGTCGGAAGAACTGCTACAAGCGCGCCAACCAGGCGGTTGAGCGGGCGCTGGACTACGCCAGCCGCGACCGCATGCAGCGCAAGCGGGACTTCCGTCGTCTGTGGATCGTCCGCATCAACGCGGCCGCTCGCACGGTGGGCCTGTCCTACTCGAAGCTGATTGCCGGCCTGACCAAGGCGAACATCGGCCTCAACCGCAAGGTGCTGTCCGACATGGCCATCGCGGACCCCGCGGGCTTTGCGGCCGTCGCCAACAGCGCGAAGGCGGCCTGA
- the pheS gene encoding phenylalanine--tRNA ligase subunit alpha, which yields MRDRLLALAESARREIGVASEVSAVEALRVRYLGKKGELSGVLGGMGKLPPEERRALGEVANTVKAELEKLLAEAVQRAEEAALAAQLKGPGLDVTLPGRTVAPGSRHPVSRTMEEIVRTFSRLGFDVASGPEIELDYFNFEALNLPKDHPARDMQDTFYVEEASLGHAKKADSPVLLRTHTSPVQVRYMLNRKPPIRAVMPGRVYRRDSDITHTPMFHQVEGLLVDKDVTFAELKGSLDAFVKAFFGSDTRTRFRPSFFPFTEPSAEVDISCTSCGGKGCRVCKQTGWLEVLGSGMVHPNVFTSAGYDPGEVTGYAFGMGVERIAMLRYRIDDLRMMFENDARFLEQF from the coding sequence ATGCGAGATCGGTTGCTGGCGCTGGCGGAGTCCGCGCGGCGGGAAATCGGCGTCGCGTCCGAGGTGTCCGCGGTGGAGGCGCTTCGGGTCCGCTACCTGGGCAAGAAGGGCGAGCTGTCCGGAGTGCTGGGCGGCATGGGCAAGCTGCCCCCCGAGGAGCGACGGGCGCTGGGCGAGGTGGCCAACACCGTCAAGGCGGAGCTGGAGAAGCTCCTCGCCGAGGCGGTGCAGCGCGCCGAGGAGGCGGCGCTGGCGGCGCAGCTCAAGGGCCCCGGGTTGGACGTGACGTTGCCGGGGCGGACGGTGGCGCCGGGCAGCCGGCACCCGGTGTCCCGGACGATGGAGGAAATCGTCCGCACCTTCTCGAGGCTCGGCTTCGACGTGGCGAGCGGCCCGGAAATCGAGCTCGACTACTTCAACTTCGAGGCGCTGAACCTGCCGAAGGACCACCCCGCGCGGGACATGCAGGACACCTTCTACGTGGAGGAGGCCTCGCTGGGCCACGCGAAGAAGGCGGACAGCCCGGTGCTGCTGCGCACGCACACGTCGCCGGTGCAGGTGCGGTACATGCTCAACCGCAAGCCGCCCATCCGCGCGGTGATGCCGGGGCGGGTGTACCGGCGCGACTCGGACATCACCCACACGCCCATGTTCCACCAGGTGGAGGGCCTGCTGGTGGACAAGGACGTGACGTTCGCCGAGCTGAAGGGCTCGCTGGATGCGTTCGTGAAGGCGTTCTTCGGCTCGGACACGCGCACGCGCTTCCGCCCGTCCTTCTTCCCCTTCACGGAGCCGTCGGCGGAGGTGGACATCTCCTGCACCTCGTGCGGCGGGAAGGGGTGCCGGGTGTGCAAGCAGACGGGGTGGTTGGAGGTGCTGGGCAGCGGCATGGTGCACCCCAACGTCTTCACCTCCGCGGGGTACGACCCGGGCGAGGTGACGGGCTACGCGTTTGGCATGGGCGTGGAGCGCATCGCCATGCTGCGCTACCGCATCGACGACCTGCGGATGATGTTCGAGAACGACGCGCGCTTCCTCGAGCAGTTCTGA
- a CDS encoding AI-2E family transporter — protein sequence MAPVPEVGLSEVEARRIDLWWSAVMVGSLGLVFALLSVFGGVAVPVLLALSGAYIFNPMVTALEKRGLDRTWGTTLVFVGGTLLAAGAVLYLVPVFREEAAKLPDFFRRGSTQVVPHVEALLGRSLPDLVRQRTAELGQQASDLAQSAGPAAARILASFAGNTARFVATLLGLSVVPVLAFFFLQDYPRLTGMVRDLLPRRTVALVARRFAEVDEVLSAFVRGQLTVGAVLSAIYAVGLSLAGIDMAIVIGGIAGFGNMVPYLGTGVGILLSLVGLMLSWQGPWQLAAVAGTFVVGQLLEGLVITPRIVGEKVGLAPVAVIIAILAFGELFGFVGILLAVPVSAILKVVLRVVVQRYRRTSLYTGEASSR from the coding sequence ATGGCACCCGTGCCCGAGGTGGGGCTCTCCGAGGTGGAGGCGCGGCGCATCGACCTGTGGTGGTCCGCGGTGATGGTGGGCTCGCTGGGGCTGGTGTTCGCGCTGCTCTCCGTGTTCGGCGGGGTGGCGGTGCCGGTGCTGCTGGCGCTGTCGGGGGCCTACATCTTCAACCCGATGGTGACGGCCCTGGAGAAGCGGGGGCTGGACCGCACGTGGGGGACGACGCTCGTCTTCGTGGGCGGCACGCTGCTGGCGGCGGGTGCGGTGCTGTACCTGGTGCCGGTGTTCCGCGAAGAGGCTGCGAAGCTGCCGGACTTCTTCCGCCGGGGCAGCACGCAGGTGGTGCCGCACGTGGAGGCGCTGCTGGGGCGCTCGCTGCCGGACCTGGTGCGGCAGCGCACCGCGGAGCTGGGCCAGCAGGCGTCGGACCTGGCGCAGAGCGCGGGCCCCGCGGCGGCTCGAATCCTGGCGAGCTTCGCGGGCAACACGGCGCGCTTCGTGGCCACGCTGCTGGGCCTGTCGGTGGTGCCGGTGCTGGCCTTCTTCTTCCTCCAGGACTACCCGCGGCTGACGGGCATGGTGCGCGACTTGCTCCCGCGGCGCACGGTGGCGCTGGTGGCCCGCCGGTTCGCGGAGGTGGACGAGGTGCTCTCCGCCTTCGTGCGCGGGCAGCTCACGGTGGGCGCGGTGCTGTCGGCCATCTACGCGGTGGGGCTGTCGCTGGCGGGTATCGACATGGCCATCGTCATCGGGGGGATTGCCGGGTTCGGCAACATGGTGCCGTACCTGGGCACGGGCGTGGGCATCCTGCTGTCGTTGGTGGGGCTGATGCTGTCGTGGCAGGGGCCCTGGCAGCTCGCGGCGGTGGCGGGCACCTTCGTCGTCGGACAGCTGCTGGAGGGCCTGGTCATCACCCCGCGCATCGTGGGTGAGAAGGTGGGCCTGGCGCCGGTGGCGGTCATCATCGCCATCCTCGCCTTTGGCGAGCTGTTCGGCTTCGTGGGCATCCTCCTGGCGGTGCCGGTGTCGGCCATCCTCAAGGTGGTGCTGCGCGTGGTGGTGCAGCGCTACCGGCGCACGTCGCTATATACGGGCGAGGCCTCCTCGCGGTGA
- a CDS encoding uracil-DNA glycosylase → MTKLEKLHKEIVACTACPRLVEWREEVARVKRRAYRDWNYWGRPVPGFGDPGARLVIVGLAPAAHGANRTGRMFTGDRSGDFLFAGLYRAGFANQPTSEHRDDGLALKDAFIVAAARCAPPDNKPLPEELARCAPFLDREMALLPARVLLALGAIGWNAALASLDRTGVMVGSPRPAFGHGAEVLLPDGRTLMGCYHVSQQNTQTGRLTPAMFDVVMNRVRVLLDGKR, encoded by the coding sequence GTGACGAAGCTCGAGAAGCTGCACAAGGAAATCGTCGCGTGCACGGCCTGCCCCCGGCTGGTGGAGTGGCGGGAGGAGGTGGCCAGGGTGAAGCGCCGGGCCTACCGCGACTGGAACTACTGGGGCCGGCCGGTGCCGGGCTTCGGGGACCCCGGGGCGCGGCTGGTCATCGTGGGTCTGGCGCCGGCGGCGCACGGGGCCAACCGGACCGGGCGGATGTTCACCGGAGATCGCTCGGGCGACTTCCTCTTCGCGGGCCTCTACCGGGCGGGCTTCGCCAACCAGCCGACGAGTGAGCACCGGGACGACGGCCTCGCGCTGAAGGACGCCTTCATCGTGGCGGCGGCCCGCTGTGCCCCGCCGGACAACAAGCCCCTGCCCGAGGAACTGGCCCGGTGCGCCCCGTTCCTGGACCGGGAGATGGCCCTGCTGCCCGCCCGGGTGCTGCTCGCGCTGGGGGCCATCGGGTGGAACGCCGCGCTTGCCTCCCTGGACCGCACCGGCGTCATGGTGGGCTCGCCCCGGCCCGCCTTCGGCCATGGGGCGGAGGTGCTGCTGCCGGACGGGCGGACGCTCATGGGCTGCTACCACGTCAGCCAACAGAACACCCAGACGGGGCGGCTCACCCCGGCCATGTTCGACGTGGTGATGAATCGCGTCCGCGTGCTGCTGGACGGGAAGAGGTGA
- the pheT gene encoding phenylalanine--tRNA ligase subunit beta — MKISVKWLGDYVALPPSVDELARKLTAAGLEIEGLERPGEGLRGVVVAQIKESVQHPNADKLSVTQVDIGGTALLQVVCGAKNYKVGDKVPLATVGTKLPNGVEIKQAALRGVDSFGMLCSSKELGLSEESSGLLILSPDAKAGAPIAEALGLDDVVLEVNVTPNRPDALSHLGVAREVGVVTGAVLKVPQPKPAESGTPASEQVKVRVDAPERCPRYVARVVENVTIKPSPQWMQDRLKACGVRAINNVVDVTNYVNLEYGQPLHAFDLDKLGGQEIVVRTAGKGEKLTTLDGKERTLDVDDLVIADGKQAQALAGVMGGGDSEVTPGTKRLVLESANFQGSGVRRTAKRHVLHTEASHRFERGADLDAVVPAIDRAAQLIAELSGGTVAPGRVDVYPAPKPPRRVTLRFARVEKVLGVAVAEPEVRRILAALGFKAVGEGTGQVTYEVPLARVDVEREEDLLEEVARVFGYDNIPAKLPRGLAELAPEPAHAEAERRMRHALAGAGLDEVVNYSFVAPKSLEVLGVKEQPVALLNPLSAEQSVMRTSLLPGLLENLSRSVRHQVESVTIYETGRAYFRDPQGGQGQHPATREVHRVGGLVWGLRGGGRSWTQKDARADFYDAKGAVEGVLEALRVEGATFSPGEHPAYHPRACAQVKTADGTVLGHIGELHPRVVKALGLPEGVFAFELDTEPLYAAAKLVPAYQPLPRFPAVLRDLAVVVPVELANDEVRRVILEVGRPLVEEAQVFDVYTGKPIPEGQKNLAYALRYRSAERTLTDVEVSEAHQRIVEQVKQRLGAALRA, encoded by the coding sequence GTGAAGATTTCGGTGAAGTGGCTGGGCGATTACGTGGCGCTGCCGCCGTCGGTGGACGAGCTGGCGCGCAAGCTGACCGCCGCGGGCCTGGAGATTGAAGGACTGGAGCGTCCGGGCGAGGGTCTGCGCGGTGTCGTGGTGGCGCAGATCAAGGAGTCCGTGCAGCACCCCAACGCGGACAAGCTGTCCGTCACGCAGGTGGACATCGGCGGGACGGCGCTGCTGCAGGTGGTGTGCGGCGCGAAGAACTACAAGGTCGGCGACAAGGTGCCGCTGGCCACGGTGGGCACGAAGCTGCCCAACGGCGTGGAAATCAAGCAGGCGGCGCTGCGCGGCGTGGACAGCTTCGGCATGCTCTGCTCTTCGAAGGAGCTGGGGCTGAGCGAGGAGTCCAGCGGGCTGCTCATCCTGTCCCCCGACGCGAAGGCGGGCGCCCCCATTGCCGAGGCGCTGGGGCTGGATGACGTGGTGCTGGAAGTGAATGTCACGCCGAACCGGCCGGACGCGCTCAGCCACCTGGGCGTGGCGCGCGAGGTGGGCGTGGTGACGGGTGCCGTGTTGAAGGTGCCCCAGCCGAAGCCGGCGGAGTCCGGGACTCCGGCGTCCGAGCAGGTGAAGGTCCGCGTGGACGCTCCGGAGCGCTGCCCGCGGTACGTGGCGCGCGTGGTGGAGAACGTCACCATCAAGCCGTCGCCGCAGTGGATGCAGGACCGGCTGAAGGCGTGCGGCGTACGCGCCATCAACAACGTGGTGGACGTCACCAACTACGTGAACCTGGAGTACGGGCAGCCGCTGCACGCGTTCGACCTGGACAAGCTTGGTGGGCAGGAAATCGTCGTCCGCACGGCGGGCAAGGGCGAGAAGCTCACCACGCTGGACGGCAAGGAGCGCACGCTCGACGTGGATGACCTGGTCATCGCGGACGGGAAGCAGGCGCAGGCGCTCGCGGGCGTCATGGGCGGCGGCGACAGCGAGGTGACGCCGGGGACGAAGCGCCTGGTGCTGGAGTCGGCGAACTTCCAGGGCTCGGGTGTGCGGCGGACGGCGAAGCGGCACGTGCTGCACACCGAGGCGTCGCACCGCTTCGAGCGCGGCGCGGACCTGGACGCGGTGGTGCCGGCGATTGACCGCGCGGCGCAGCTGATTGCCGAGCTTTCCGGTGGCACGGTGGCCCCGGGGCGCGTGGACGTGTACCCGGCGCCGAAGCCGCCGCGGCGGGTGACGCTGCGCTTCGCGCGGGTGGAGAAGGTGCTGGGCGTGGCGGTGGCGGAGCCGGAGGTGCGGCGCATCCTCGCGGCGCTGGGCTTCAAGGCGGTGGGGGAGGGGACGGGGCAGGTGACGTACGAGGTGCCCCTGGCGCGCGTGGACGTGGAGCGCGAGGAGGATCTGCTGGAGGAGGTCGCCCGCGTCTTCGGCTACGACAACATCCCCGCGAAGCTGCCGCGCGGCCTGGCGGAGCTGGCGCCGGAGCCCGCGCACGCGGAGGCCGAGCGGCGCATGCGCCACGCGCTGGCGGGGGCGGGGCTGGACGAGGTGGTGAACTACTCGTTCGTCGCGCCGAAGAGCCTGGAGGTGCTGGGCGTGAAGGAGCAGCCGGTGGCGCTGCTCAACCCGCTGAGCGCGGAGCAGTCGGTGATGCGCACCAGCCTGCTGCCGGGCCTGCTGGAGAACCTGTCGCGCAGCGTGCGGCACCAGGTGGAGTCGGTGACCATCTACGAGACGGGCCGGGCGTACTTCCGGGACCCGCAAGGTGGACAGGGCCAGCATCCGGCGACGCGCGAGGTGCACCGCGTGGGCGGCCTCGTGTGGGGCCTGCGGGGCGGCGGCCGGAGCTGGACACAGAAGGACGCGAGGGCGGACTTCTACGACGCGAAGGGCGCGGTGGAGGGAGTGCTGGAAGCGCTGCGGGTGGAGGGCGCCACCTTCTCGCCCGGAGAGCACCCGGCGTACCACCCGCGTGCCTGCGCGCAGGTGAAGACGGCGGACGGCACGGTGCTGGGCCACATCGGTGAGCTGCACCCGCGCGTGGTGAAGGCGCTGGGACTGCCCGAGGGCGTGTTCGCCTTCGAGCTGGACACGGAGCCGCTGTACGCGGCCGCGAAGCTGGTGCCCGCGTACCAGCCGCTGCCGCGCTTCCCGGCGGTGCTGCGAGACCTGGCCGTGGTGGTGCCGGTGGAGCTGGCGAACGACGAGGTACGACGGGTCATCCTGGAGGTGGGCAGGCCGCTCGTCGAGGAGGCGCAGGTGTTCGACGTGTACACGGGCAAGCCCATCCCCGAGGGGCAGAAGAACCTGGCGTACGCGCTGCGCTACCGCTCCGCCGAGCGGACGCTGACCGACGTGGAGGTCAGCGAGGCGCACCAGCGCATCGTCGAGCAGGTGAAGCAGCGGCTGGGTGCCGCGTTGCGAGCCTGA
- the thrS gene encoding threonine--tRNA ligase, whose amino-acid sequence MAEMITVTLPDGSQKQTARGTTIADFVRESIGAGLAKAALFARVNGQDMDLARKLEEDAKLQIFTPKSPESLELIRHDAAHVVASAVQRLFPGTQVTIGPATEEGFYYDFFREKPFTPEELEKIEAAANAELKQDVPFVRTEISMDEAVRLFEEKGEKFKVEIVKDIAAKGATTLTLYTHGDWVDFCLGPHAPSTGKIGVIKILSSSGAYWRGDHRNPMLQRVYGTAFFDKKALTEYLTRIEESKKRDHRKLGKELDLFHFHPYAPGAAFWTPKGTALYQTLSDWMRHLTAEDGYVEIKTPLMFNKGLWETSGHWGKYKENMFLVLDSESGEHDFSLKPMNCPSHHLFYGFKKHSYRDLPLRFHTQDVLHRNEAAGALGGLTRVRQFAQDDAHIYCMESQITDEVRRFVKLLDRVYKAVGLTYAVKLSTRPEQRLGDDSLWDRAETGLKAALESLGLEYELAPGDGAFYGPKIDFAVSDSIGRRWQLGTMQLDYLAPERFDLNYVGEDNAPHRPVVLHRAIFGSFERFTAILIEHFAGAFPAWLAPVQATLVTVADRQNDYARKVRDTLRAKGYRVEFDERGMTLNAKIREAQLHKIPFTLVVGDTEVEAGGVAPRRYGGEDLKSMKLEDFEALLAKEGALP is encoded by the coding sequence ATGGCCGAAATGATCACGGTGACGCTCCCCGACGGCAGCCAGAAGCAGACCGCCCGGGGCACCACCATCGCGGACTTCGTGCGTGAGAGCATCGGGGCGGGCCTGGCGAAGGCCGCTCTCTTCGCCCGGGTCAACGGCCAGGACATGGACCTGGCCCGGAAGCTGGAAGAGGACGCGAAGCTCCAGATCTTCACGCCGAAGAGCCCCGAGTCCCTGGAGCTCATCCGCCACGACGCCGCCCACGTGGTGGCCAGCGCAGTGCAGCGCCTCTTCCCCGGCACGCAGGTGACCATCGGTCCCGCGACGGAGGAGGGCTTCTACTACGACTTCTTCCGCGAGAAGCCCTTCACGCCGGAGGAGCTGGAGAAGATCGAAGCGGCGGCCAATGCCGAGCTGAAGCAGGACGTGCCCTTCGTCCGCACGGAAATCTCCATGGACGAGGCGGTGCGCCTCTTCGAGGAGAAGGGCGAGAAGTTCAAGGTGGAGATCGTCAAGGACATCGCCGCCAAGGGCGCCACGACGCTCACCCTCTACACGCACGGCGACTGGGTGGACTTCTGCCTGGGGCCCCACGCCCCGAGCACCGGGAAGATCGGCGTCATCAAGATCCTCTCGTCCAGCGGCGCCTACTGGCGCGGCGACCACCGCAACCCGATGCTCCAGCGCGTCTACGGCACGGCGTTCTTCGACAAGAAGGCGCTGACGGAGTACCTGACGCGCATCGAGGAGTCGAAGAAGCGCGACCACCGCAAGCTGGGCAAGGAGCTGGACCTCTTCCACTTCCACCCGTACGCGCCGGGCGCGGCCTTCTGGACGCCCAAGGGCACCGCGCTCTACCAGACGCTCTCCGACTGGATGCGCCACCTCACCGCCGAGGATGGCTACGTGGAGATCAAGACGCCCCTGATGTTCAACAAGGGGCTGTGGGAGACGAGCGGCCACTGGGGCAAGTACAAGGAGAACATGTTCCTGGTGCTCGACAGCGAGTCCGGCGAGCACGACTTCTCCCTCAAGCCGATGAACTGCCCGTCGCACCACCTGTTCTACGGCTTCAAGAAGCACAGCTACCGCGACCTGCCGCTGCGCTTCCACACGCAGGACGTGCTGCACCGCAACGAGGCGGCGGGCGCGCTCGGCGGCCTCACCCGCGTGCGCCAGTTCGCCCAGGACGACGCCCACATCTACTGCATGGAGAGCCAGATCACCGACGAGGTGCGGCGCTTCGTGAAGCTGTTGGATCGCGTCTACAAGGCGGTGGGGCTCACCTACGCGGTGAAGCTGTCCACGCGCCCCGAGCAGCGGCTGGGGGATGACTCCCTCTGGGACCGCGCCGAGACGGGCCTCAAGGCGGCGCTGGAGTCGCTGGGCCTGGAGTACGAGCTGGCCCCGGGCGACGGCGCCTTCTACGGCCCGAAGATCGACTTCGCGGTGTCGGACAGCATCGGCCGCCGGTGGCAGCTGGGCACCATGCAGCTGGACTACCTGGCCCCGGAGCGCTTCGACCTGAACTACGTGGGCGAGGACAACGCGCCGCACCGCCCCGTGGTGCTCCACCGCGCCATCTTCGGCTCCTTCGAGCGCTTCACCGCCATCCTCATCGAGCACTTCGCCGGCGCCTTCCCGGCGTGGCTGGCCCCGGTGCAGGCGACGCTCGTCACCGTGGCGGACCGGCAGAACGACTACGCCCGCAAGGTGCGCGACACCCTCCGGGCGAAGGGCTACCGGGTCGAGTTCGACGAGCGCGGCATGACGCTCAACGCGAAGATCCGCGAGGCGCAGCTGCACAAGATTCCCTTCACCCTGGTGGTGGGCGACACCGAGGTGGAGGCCGGAGGGGTGGCGCCGCGCCGGTACGGCGGCGAGGACCTCAAGAGCATGAAGCTGGAGGACTTCGAGGCCCTTCTCGCGAAGGAGGGCGCCCTGCCGTAA
- the rpmI gene encoding 50S ribosomal protein L35 — translation MPKLKTRSSAKKRFHVKKSGKVKHGKAFGKHLFTHAKTPKQKRGNRGTGHLRDMDAKKVIKEMFPYGA, via the coding sequence ATGCCGAAGTTGAAGACCCGCAGCAGCGCGAAGAAGCGCTTCCATGTGAAGAAGAGCGGCAAGGTCAAGCATGGCAAGGCCTTTGGCAAGCACCTCTTCACGCACGCCAAGACGCCGAAGCAGAAGCGCGGCAACCGTGGCACCGGCCATCTCCGCGACATGGACGCGAAGAAGGTCATCAAGGAGATGTTCCCCTACGGGGCCTGA